The Ooceraea biroi isolate clonal line C1 chromosome 1, Obir_v5.4, whole genome shotgun sequence genome has a window encoding:
- the LOC105280361 gene encoding EF-hand domain-containing protein D2 homolog, translating into MPADAELSSLLSRRQRINNELEEGKEVKKQYKFVNVYTEFHELSRREIKQYEQTFNRFDDGRDGYLDLSELKRMMEVLGAPQTHLGLKAMIQEIDEDGDGRISFREFLLIYRKARAGELEQDSGLSQLARLTEVDVDEVGVTGAKHFFEAKIEQLRKSSKFEDEIRMEQEERKREEEEKAARREQFRQRAAIFGK; encoded by the exons ATGCCAGCGGACGCCGAACTCAGCAGCCTGCTCAGCAGGCGGCAGAGGATCAACAACGAGCTCGAGGAAGGCAAGGAGGTGAAGAAGCAGTACAAGTTCGTGAACGTGTACACCGAGTTCCACGAGTTGTCGCGCCGCGAGATCAAGCAGTACGAGCAGACCTTCAACAG aTTCGATGATGGACGTGATGGTTACCTGGATCTTTCTGAACTGAAGCGAATGATGGAAGTTTTGGGTGCACCGCAAACACATCTGGGACTCAAGGCGATGATTCAGGAAATTGACGAGGACGGCGACGGCCGCATATCCTTCCGCGAG TTTCTCCTGATCTATCGCAAGGCACGTGCTGGTGAGCTAGAACAAGACTCCGGATTGAGCCAACTGGCTAGACTCACCGAAGTTGACGTTGATGAAGTCGGTGTTACCGGAGCTAAACACTTCTTCGAAGCCAAG ATTGAACAGCTCAGGAAGTCTTCGAAGTTCGAGGACGAGATTCGCATGGAGCAGGAGGAACGGAagcgagaggaggaggaaaaggcGGCGAGGCGAGAGCAATTCCGACAGAGAGCCGCGATCTTCGGCAAATAA